One window of Microcoleus vaginatus PCC 9802 genomic DNA carries:
- a CDS encoding response regulator yields MSRGDGSKLKLMVVDDEPDNLDLLYRTFRRDFQVYKADSALSALEVLDEQGEMAVIISDQRMPEMNGTEFLGKTVERFPDTIRILLTGYTDVEDLVEAINSGQVFKYITKPWNPEELKLVINQASDTYKYYKQRSVALRRALRKESLFNEVMSVIRGSLDYSSMVQTIVQTVGQTFEANYCMLRPVESDRLLPSTFPYQAQTDDASSFSFDENLLVQAVATRQTQVNSNSGGQGNSVEIAVPLTYQQELLAVLALSQIGGTNPWSAEDIELIEGVAAQAALALSQAKLYQRTLDLAKQMQNELEVARQIQTNLLRQSWPDFETVRVQACCYPAREVGGDFFEVYVHSQGDIWIAVGDVSGKGVPAALFMASAISVMRRELSQEVSPEPDQVMQNMNSSMSDDLIGNNHFITMVVARYTPSTGHLAFANAGHIYPIVWSHSEVKAQAASGKTPVEPNFLKARGIPLGILPVWRGKAGTIELKSGDVFLLTSDGITEASVTTEAVAGGVPTRSMLQQEGLWQLLIQEPGSFNLDNLLAHIRADNPVQEDDQTILSLEVL; encoded by the coding sequence ATGAGTCGGGGAGATGGAAGCAAGCTGAAACTGATGGTAGTCGATGACGAACCCGACAACTTGGATTTATTGTACCGGACGTTTCGACGCGACTTTCAGGTTTACAAAGCAGATAGCGCCCTCAGCGCCCTGGAAGTTCTAGACGAACAGGGCGAGATGGCGGTGATTATATCTGACCAGCGGATGCCAGAAATGAATGGCACCGAGTTTTTGGGGAAAACAGTCGAGCGATTTCCCGATACGATTCGGATTCTGCTAACGGGATACACCGATGTTGAAGATTTGGTTGAGGCCATCAACTCAGGTCAAGTTTTCAAATACATCACCAAACCGTGGAATCCAGAAGAACTCAAGTTGGTGATCAATCAAGCCTCAGACACTTACAAATACTACAAGCAGCGCAGCGTTGCATTGCGCCGCGCTTTACGCAAGGAATCTCTTTTCAATGAGGTAATGAGCGTGATTCGCGGGTCGCTAGATTACTCTAGTATGGTACAAACTATTGTTCAAACCGTAGGTCAAACTTTTGAGGCCAACTATTGTATGCTGCGGCCGGTAGAGAGCGATCGACTATTGCCGAGTACCTTCCCCTACCAAGCCCAAACCGACGATGCCAGTAGCTTTTCTTTTGATGAAAATTTGCTGGTTCAAGCTGTAGCTACCCGCCAAACTCAAGTGAACTCAAACAGTGGGGGGCAGGGTAACTCGGTTGAGATTGCCGTGCCCCTGACTTACCAGCAAGAATTGCTGGCGGTACTGGCTTTGTCCCAGATTGGCGGCACTAACCCTTGGTCGGCAGAAGATATAGAGTTAATAGAAGGTGTAGCAGCTCAAGCTGCTCTCGCTCTGTCTCAAGCTAAGCTCTACCAGCGCACTCTGGATTTAGCCAAGCAGATGCAAAACGAGTTGGAAGTGGCTCGCCAAATCCAAACAAACTTGTTGCGCCAAAGTTGGCCGGATTTTGAAACTGTCAGGGTGCAAGCTTGCTGTTATCCCGCGCGGGAAGTTGGTGGCGACTTTTTTGAAGTCTACGTCCACTCCCAAGGGGATATTTGGATAGCGGTGGGAGATGTTTCGGGTAAGGGAGTTCCGGCTGCTCTATTTATGGCGAGCGCGATTTCGGTGATGCGGCGGGAACTTTCCCAAGAAGTTTCTCCAGAGCCAGATCAAGTTATGCAGAACATGAATAGCAGTATGTCTGACGACCTGATCGGCAACAACCATTTTATTACAATGGTTGTAGCTCGTTACACTCCGTCAACGGGACACCTCGCGTTTGCTAATGCCGGTCACATTTACCCGATTGTTTGGTCTCACTCGGAGGTGAAAGCTCAAGCCGCTAGCGGTAAAACGCCAGTCGAGCCGAATTTCCTGAAAGCTCGTGGCATTCCCTTGGGGATACTACCAGTTTGGAGAGGCAAAGCAGGTACGATCGAATTAAAGTCAGGAGATGTATTTCTGCTGACGAGTGACGGAATTACTGAAGCTAGCGTGACCACTGAAGCGGTCGCAGGGGGTGTACCAACCCGTTCTATGCTACAACAAGAAGGGCTTTGGCAACTCTTGATTCAGGAACCTGGTTCTTTCAACTTGGACAATTTGTTGGCTCACATCCGAGCGGACAATCCGGTTCAGGAAGACGACCAAACCATACTCTCTCTGGAGGTTCTTTGA
- the rsmH gene encoding 16S rRNA (cytosine(1402)-N(4))-methyltransferase RsmH, with protein MKDIELCEKDTPGSDVSIDTYHVPVLGQELIAGLAVRPGGHYLDATLGGGGHTSLILAAAPDVTVVAIDRDEQAIRFCQARFANSPVEFWHGNFADYQSSEAEFDGIIADLGVSSAQFDTPERGFSFRHPAQLDMRMNQQQSLTAEEIINHWEEVKLADIIYKYGEERLSRRIARRIVQGRPFQTTTELAGAIASSFPPKQRNGRIHPATRTFQALRIAVNSELASLETFLHQAPGWLKPGGRIGIITFHSLEDRPVKHQLRGTPNLQVLTKKPIGPQSEEVARNPRSRSAKLRLAERLT; from the coding sequence ATGAAGGATATCGAGCTCTGTGAGAAGGATACCCCTGGATCAGATGTCAGTATTGACACCTATCACGTTCCAGTTTTGGGTCAAGAATTAATTGCGGGTTTGGCTGTGCGTCCAGGCGGACACTATTTGGACGCGACGCTTGGGGGCGGCGGACACACGAGTTTGATTTTAGCGGCGGCGCCAGATGTTACAGTGGTGGCGATCGACCGCGATGAACAAGCCATCCGTTTTTGCCAAGCCAGATTTGCCAACTCGCCCGTTGAGTTTTGGCACGGCAACTTTGCTGACTATCAGTCCTCAGAGGCCGAATTTGATGGTATCATAGCAGACTTGGGCGTCAGCTCTGCTCAGTTCGATACACCGGAACGAGGATTTAGTTTTCGCCACCCAGCTCAACTAGATATGCGTATGAACCAGCAGCAATCTTTGACGGCAGAAGAGATTATCAACCACTGGGAAGAAGTTAAACTAGCAGATATTATTTACAAGTACGGCGAGGAGCGACTGTCGCGGCGCATCGCGAGGCGGATTGTGCAAGGGCGTCCTTTTCAAACTACAACAGAACTTGCAGGGGCGATCGCTTCCAGCTTCCCCCCCAAGCAGCGCAACGGCAGAATTCATCCAGCCACCCGCACCTTCCAAGCTTTAAGGATAGCTGTCAACTCCGAACTCGCTTCTTTAGAAACTTTCCTCCACCAAGCGCCAGGGTGGTTAAAACCAGGTGGGAGAATCGGAATCATTACATTTCACAGTCTGGAAGACCGACCAGTCAAGCACCAACTCAGAGGAACACCCAATTTGCAGGTACTGACAAAAAAGCCGATCGGGCCGCAATCCGAAGAAGTCGCTAGAAATCCCCGCTCTCGTTCTGCTAAGCTCAGACTGGCAGAAAGATTAACTTGA